In the Desulfatiglans anilini DSM 4660 genome, one interval contains:
- the pgsA gene encoding CDP-diacylglycerol--glycerol-3-phosphate 3-phosphatidyltransferase — protein MPAEAEKRIANLPNALTGFRLACIPLVVLCLQFEGRMAAFLAALFFGLASVTDFLDGFLARKYGNVTVFGKFLDPLADKILISLTMIALIPLDRIPLWIVMLIIAREMAITGLRAIAVSEGIVIQASALGKYKTIFQSVSLAGLCLHYAYLGIDFHFLGLMLLYVALILTLWSGWDYFSHFRKLFVRSEV, from the coding sequence GTGCCAGCCGAAGCCGAAAAACGGATCGCCAATCTGCCGAATGCCCTGACCGGGTTCCGGCTCGCCTGTATCCCGTTGGTGGTTCTCTGTCTCCAGTTCGAAGGCAGGATGGCGGCGTTTCTGGCCGCCCTCTTTTTCGGCCTGGCTTCGGTCACGGATTTTCTGGACGGTTTCCTGGCCCGAAAATACGGGAATGTGACGGTTTTTGGGAAGTTTCTGGACCCGTTGGCGGACAAGATCCTGATCTCTCTGACCATGATCGCGCTGATTCCGCTGGACAGAATCCCCCTTTGGATCGTGATGCTCATCATTGCAAGGGAGATGGCGATCACAGGCCTGCGGGCGATCGCGGTCAGCGAGGGCATCGTCATCCAGGCAAGCGCGCTCGGCAAGTACAAGACGATCTTTCAATCCGTGTCCCTGGCGGGCCTGTGCCTCCACTACGCCTACCTGGGCATTGATTTTCATTTTCTCGGCCTGATGTTGCTCTATGTGGCGCTGATTCTGACGCTCTGGTCCGGATGGGACTACTTCAGCCATTTTCGGAAACTGTTTGTGCGCTCGGAGGTCTGA
- the pstC gene encoding phosphate ABC transporter permease subunit PstC encodes MSTKGLFIILLALSAAAYWLGLRRSQTVARRAGAAGGLHSRPAYYGLLTALWCGIPALIVSGVWLTVQSGIITHLVVAHLPEEIRSLPADRLSLVVNDIRNLVSGNILSGQADPVIEAAAAHYRDLKATSRAALSVLALLLAMGSALIVLRAISPRLRARNQVENVIKTILILCSTIAVFTTIGIVLSVLYEAIRFFKAIPVTEFLFGLEWSPQMAIRADQVGSSGTFGAVPVFLGTALISAIAMVVAVPIGLMSAIYLSEYAGKRFRAAAKPLMEILAGIPTVVYGFFAALMVAPLIRESGAFLGLAISSESALAAGVVMGIMIIPFVSSLSDDVINAVPQSLRDGAYAIGATRSETIRQVILPAALPGIVGGILLAVSRAIGETMIVVMAAGLSANLTLNPFKTVTTVTVQIVTLLVGDQEFDSPKTMAAFALGLILFLATLCLNVIALHVVRRYREQYE; translated from the coding sequence ATGTCAACAAAGGGGCTTTTCATCATCCTGCTTGCGCTTTCAGCCGCCGCCTACTGGCTTGGACTGCGGCGGTCCCAAACGGTCGCCCGGCGCGCTGGCGCGGCGGGGGGGCTTCATTCCAGGCCCGCCTACTACGGTCTGCTGACAGCGCTTTGGTGTGGGATTCCGGCCCTTATCGTCTCCGGGGTCTGGTTGACTGTACAGAGCGGGATCATCACCCATCTTGTCGTTGCGCATTTGCCGGAGGAAATCCGATCGTTGCCTGCGGATCGCTTGAGCCTCGTTGTCAACGATATCCGTAATCTGGTGTCCGGTAACATCCTATCGGGGCAGGCCGACCCGGTTATCGAGGCCGCGGCCGCTCATTACCGGGATTTGAAGGCGACCAGCCGCGCTGCCTTGAGTGTCCTCGCCCTGCTATTGGCGATGGGGAGTGCACTCATCGTCCTGCGTGCGATTTCTCCTCGCCTGCGCGCTCGAAACCAGGTCGAGAATGTGATTAAAACCATCCTGATTCTCTGCTCGACCATCGCCGTTTTCACCACCATCGGGATTGTTCTTTCGGTCCTTTACGAGGCGATCCGGTTTTTCAAGGCGATTCCCGTTACGGAGTTTCTCTTCGGACTGGAGTGGAGCCCGCAGATGGCCATCCGGGCCGACCAGGTCGGGTCCTCCGGAACCTTCGGCGCCGTCCCTGTGTTCCTCGGCACGGCGCTTATATCGGCCATCGCTATGGTGGTGGCGGTGCCGATTGGACTCATGTCGGCCATATACCTTTCGGAATACGCCGGCAAACGGTTTCGCGCGGCCGCAAAGCCTCTCATGGAAATTCTGGCGGGCATTCCGACCGTAGTCTACGGGTTTTTCGCGGCCCTGATGGTCGCGCCGCTGATCCGCGAAAGCGGCGCCTTCCTGGGGCTGGCCATCTCGTCTGAAAGCGCCCTTGCGGCGGGCGTCGTCATGGGCATCATGATCATCCCGTTCGTATCGTCGCTTTCAGACGACGTCATCAACGCTGTGCCCCAGTCGCTGCGGGACGGAGCTTATGCGATCGGCGCCACCCGATCGGAAACCATCCGCCAGGTGATCCTTCCAGCCGCCCTGCCGGGGATTGTTGGCGGGATCCTGTTGGCGGTCTCGCGGGCCATCGGTGAGACGATGATCGTTGTGATGGCCGCCGGGCTCTCCGCCAACCTGACGCTGAACCCCTTCAAGACCGTTACGACGGTTACGGTCCAGATCGTGACGCTTCTCGTAGGCGACCAGGAGTTCGACAGCCCAAAGACGATGGCCGCCTTTGCCCTGGGGCTGATCCTCTTTCTAGCCACCCTTTGCCTCAACGTTATTGCCCTGCACGTGGTGCGCAGATACAGGGAGCAATACGAATGA
- a CDS encoding class I SAM-dependent methyltransferase, whose protein sequence is MQSFSIDKDLILKILNQAKPLGHHTDKSNLNLGFGFLYYGLVRSLRPKHVVIIGSGYGFSVVCMAIAMIDNAVGKMSFIDPSYNLLKDGPIKTMGGRGNWNNPEDVNALLNQFDIAHIVNHYKMTSEHFFNHYENYNLPSINLAFIDGNHSFENVRFDFINVLKRSKKNSYILLHDTNIYMREAIRNTGVKRWLKYVKANKYIEVVDFPYSSGVAITRVLKVEAWKYLPE, encoded by the coding sequence TTGCAAAGCTTCAGCATAGATAAAGATCTTATATTGAAAATTCTTAACCAAGCTAAACCTCTCGGCCATCACACCGACAAAAGCAACCTGAATCTTGGATTCGGTTTTCTATATTACGGACTCGTGAGGTCGCTGCGACCGAAACATGTCGTTATCATAGGATCCGGCTATGGATTCAGTGTTGTCTGCATGGCTATTGCAATGATAGACAATGCTGTTGGCAAAATGAGTTTTATCGATCCATCATATAATTTATTAAAAGACGGACCTATCAAAACGATGGGTGGGCGAGGCAATTGGAATAACCCAGAAGATGTAAATGCACTTCTAAATCAGTTCGACATTGCTCATATTGTAAATCATTACAAAATGACATCGGAACATTTTTTCAATCACTATGAGAATTATAATCTGCCTTCAATAAATCTTGCATTCATCGATGGGAACCACTCATTCGAAAATGTCCGCTTCGATTTTATAAACGTTCTAAAAAGGTCCAAAAAGAACAGTTATATTCTTCTGCACGACACCAATATTTATATGCGGGAAGCCATAAGGAATACGGGAGTCAAAAGATGGCTGAAATACGTGAAGGCTAATAAATATATCGAAGTGGTCGATTTTCCCTATTCCTCCGGGGTGGCGATTACACGGGTACTGAAGGTCGAGGCATGGAAATATTTGCCCGAATAA
- a CDS encoding phosphatidylserine decarboxylase, whose protein sequence is MEIFARITVAGLFILGTCLGVFAYWRYAWFFRNPPRRTPTGPNVVSPADGTVVYVEKISPSRPVICIKQGHSVSVNEIVKEDLEHTKVIIGVFMSPFDVHYNRAPISGKIDLIRHHPAKRKNLHMGRMHLRTLFKRLPLYANSLHIVENERTVTMIRGSFKETPIACYVVQIAGGSVSGIDQFFHEGQDLEKGEIFGMIRIGSQVDLVVTWNDSMKILVNPGDRVRAGETIFIA, encoded by the coding sequence ATGGAAATATTTGCCCGAATAACCGTGGCTGGTCTTTTTATTTTGGGAACATGCCTGGGCGTCTTCGCTTATTGGCGTTATGCCTGGTTTTTTCGCAATCCCCCTCGGCGAACGCCGACTGGACCGAACGTGGTCAGTCCCGCTGACGGAACGGTTGTGTATGTGGAAAAGATTTCTCCATCAAGGCCCGTTATTTGTATAAAACAAGGCCACAGTGTAAGCGTGAATGAAATCGTAAAAGAGGATCTTGAACATACGAAGGTCATTATCGGCGTTTTCATGAGCCCCTTCGATGTGCACTATAACCGCGCTCCCATTTCCGGGAAGATCGATTTAATCAGGCATCATCCCGCCAAACGCAAAAATCTCCACATGGGACGTATGCATTTGCGAACCCTCTTCAAACGTTTGCCACTCTATGCAAACAGTCTTCATATCGTTGAAAATGAAAGGACGGTCACGATGATCCGAGGCTCTTTCAAAGAGACGCCTATCGCGTGCTATGTCGTTCAAATCGCCGGAGGTTCGGTCTCAGGAATCGACCAATTTTTCCACGAAGGTCAAGATCTGGAAAAAGGGGAGATCTTTGGAATGATTCGCATCGGATCGCAAGTCGATCTGGTCGTGACTTGGAATGACAGCATGAAGATACTGGTCAACCCCGGGGATAGAGTCCGCGCCGGTGAGACCATCTTCATCGCTTGA
- the pstA gene encoding phosphate ABC transporter permease PstA produces the protein MNLNGARTIDIVNQGLRRRYRAERRFRFYGIAAIVFSLAFLFFLFLSIISKGYTAFRQTVIQLDVFFDPNLVDTGNPATDNYPALVRGALQRQFPEVQSRSERRQLAALLSSGAGFLLRDLVREDPDLMGQTLPVWLPADDDVDMFFKNPSNRDAPQSGRRLGDRQIEWLDRLAEDGRIRSQFNKTFFTSGDSREPELAGIWGAVCGSFFTLLVTLMLSFPIGVAAAIYLEEFAPKNRWTDLIEVNINNLAAVPSIVFGLLGLAVFLNFFGLPRSAPIVGGLVLTLMTLPTIIIAGRAALKSVPPSIREAALGIGASKMQMVFHHVLPLAMPGMLTGAIIGMAQALGETAPLLMIGMVAFIVDIPQGLSDPSTVLPVQIYLWADSPERGFVEKTSAAIMVLLAFLISMNALAVVLRKKFERRW, from the coding sequence ATGAACCTGAATGGAGCGCGGACCATCGATATCGTCAATCAGGGTCTTCGACGGCGTTACCGAGCGGAGCGGCGTTTCCGTTTTTATGGCATCGCGGCGATTGTTTTCAGCCTGGCCTTCCTCTTTTTCCTATTTCTCTCCATCATCAGCAAGGGCTACACCGCTTTCAGGCAGACGGTCATCCAACTCGACGTTTTCTTCGATCCCAATCTGGTGGATACCGGCAATCCGGCCACGGACAATTACCCGGCCCTCGTGCGCGGCGCCCTGCAAAGACAATTTCCCGAGGTGCAGAGCCGCAGCGAACGGCGCCAGCTGGCGGCCCTTTTGAGCTCGGGGGCAGGCTTTCTCCTGCGCGATCTGGTCCGGGAAGATCCGGACCTGATGGGGCAGACCCTTCCTGTGTGGCTGCCGGCGGATGACGATGTCGACATGTTCTTCAAGAATCCATCCAACCGGGACGCTCCCCAAAGCGGTCGACGTCTGGGTGACCGTCAGATCGAATGGCTCGATCGCCTAGCGGAGGATGGACGCATCCGGTCCCAGTTCAACAAGACCTTCTTCACGTCCGGTGATTCGCGCGAACCTGAACTTGCGGGGATCTGGGGAGCCGTCTGCGGTTCTTTTTTCACCCTCCTGGTGACCCTGATGCTGTCTTTCCCCATCGGGGTGGCCGCAGCGATCTATCTTGAGGAATTTGCCCCCAAAAATCGGTGGACCGATCTCATCGAGGTCAACATCAACAACCTGGCGGCTGTGCCATCCATCGTGTTTGGACTGCTCGGGCTCGCCGTTTTTCTCAATTTTTTCGGATTGCCCCGCTCTGCGCCCATCGTCGGGGGGCTTGTCCTCACCCTTATGACCCTCCCCACGATCATCATCGCCGGGCGCGCTGCACTCAAGTCCGTGCCGCCATCCATCCGGGAGGCCGCTCTCGGCATCGGGGCATCCAAGATGCAGATGGTTTTTCACCATGTACTGCCGCTTGCCATGCCAGGCATGCTGACCGGCGCCATCATCGGGATGGCCCAGGCCCTTGGGGAGACCGCACCCCTGCTGATGATCGGCATGGTAGCCTTTATCGTGGACATCCCGCAGGGGCTGAGCGATCCGTCAACGGTTCTGCCGGTGCAGATCTACCTCTGGGCCGACAGCCCCGAACGCGGTTTTGTCGAGAAGACATCGGCGGCCATCATGGTTCTCCTCGCATTCCTGATATCCATGAATGCGCTGGCCGTTGTGTTGAGGAAGAAGTTCGAGCGGCGCTGGTAA
- a CDS encoding glycosyltransferase — translation MEPMPLKADLHVHSKYSKRPSEWILRKIGCSESYTDPQRLYQTARERGMHFVTITDHNTLSGSLEIAHLQGTFVSEEITTYFPEDRCKLHVLAYDVTEAQHADISRLRENVYDLVDYLNKAGILHALAHPLYAVNDRLNLETIEKMLLLFTHFEVNGSRDRHQNARVKAIVQKIAKVDIERLADKTGIKPVGREPWKKILIGGSDDHSSLTVARTYSEVKGTCSKEIFLESIRMGHVTVAECASTPKTMGHNLYSIGYQYYGSRFDLHKAVNHEPFLRFTDHVLTPRRDRSEDGLLRRLRQVAWNLRRPGARTIPGTSRLQDMLLKEAREVIFRDRVLKQVLEREVIHLEQMDEVWFSFVNQISEKVIKKLADSIFDNLSGANVIDIFQMIGSAGSLYTLLAPYFVSYSLFTKDREFARRCQSDLFENRKKDRKRLKIAHFTDTFYEVNGVALTLQMQLQMALKNHKQQTIITCDVRPDVSGVVNFAPIGVYEMPEYPELKLYYPPLLKMLNACFEQEFTHIHSATPGPVGLAALVIARILRLPLHGTYHTALPQYVMHLTEDSAMEDLMWRYMIWYYNQMEAIYVPSKATGEELASHGIPREKLRFYDRGIDIERFHPSKRNGFFKKRLGLTADAIKLLYVGRVSREKNLPFLVEVFRRVAAQMEDAHLVVVGDGPYLTEMRRALAGFNASFMGYLEGEDLEQAYASSDVFLFPSTTDTFGNVVLEAQASGLPVIVTDSGGPQENVIPGETGTVVPAGADCTPFVRAVLEIINDRAKLTAMKAKARAYMENRSFESAYLQQWNSYRH, via the coding sequence ATGGAACCGATGCCACTGAAGGCTGATCTGCACGTTCACTCGAAATATTCGAAACGGCCTTCCGAATGGATCCTACGTAAGATCGGCTGCTCTGAGAGCTACACCGATCCGCAAAGACTGTACCAAACAGCCCGTGAAAGAGGCATGCATTTCGTCACGATCACCGACCACAACACGCTGTCTGGGAGCCTGGAGATCGCCCATTTGCAGGGGACCTTTGTCAGCGAGGAGATTACCACCTATTTTCCCGAAGATCGCTGCAAATTGCACGTACTCGCCTATGACGTGACTGAAGCACAGCATGCGGATATTTCCCGCCTCAGGGAAAATGTCTATGATCTGGTCGACTATCTGAACAAAGCGGGTATTCTGCATGCCCTCGCCCACCCGCTCTATGCCGTGAACGACCGGCTGAACCTGGAAACGATCGAGAAAATGCTGCTGCTCTTCACGCATTTCGAAGTCAACGGATCACGGGATCGGCACCAGAATGCCCGTGTCAAGGCAATCGTTCAGAAAATCGCGAAGGTAGACATCGAGCGCCTTGCGGATAAAACCGGGATCAAACCCGTTGGAAGAGAGCCCTGGAAAAAGATCCTGATAGGCGGGTCTGATGACCACTCCTCCCTAACGGTCGCGCGCACCTATTCGGAAGTGAAAGGGACATGCTCCAAAGAGATCTTTCTCGAGTCGATCCGCATGGGACACGTGACCGTTGCGGAGTGCGCCTCGACCCCCAAGACCATGGGGCACAACCTATACAGTATAGGCTATCAGTATTACGGCAGCCGGTTCGATCTGCACAAGGCCGTAAATCACGAACCCTTTCTACGCTTTACGGACCACGTGCTCACACCCAGACGGGACCGATCGGAGGACGGACTCCTGCGGCGCCTGAGGCAGGTCGCTTGGAATCTTCGCCGGCCGGGCGCACGGACGATTCCCGGGACATCAAGGCTCCAGGACATGCTCCTGAAAGAAGCCAGGGAGGTGATCTTCCGAGACCGTGTACTGAAACAGGTCCTGGAACGAGAAGTCATTCATCTCGAGCAGATGGACGAGGTGTGGTTCAGCTTTGTTAACCAGATCTCAGAAAAGGTGATCAAGAAACTGGCCGATTCGATTTTCGACAATCTTTCAGGCGCAAACGTCATCGATATTTTTCAGATGATCGGTTCTGCCGGATCCCTATACACCCTCTTGGCGCCCTATTTCGTGTCCTATTCCCTCTTTACCAAAGACAGAGAGTTCGCGCGCCGATGCCAGAGCGATCTTTTCGAAAACCGGAAGAAAGATCGAAAGCGATTAAAAATCGCCCACTTCACAGATACGTTTTACGAGGTGAATGGTGTGGCTCTGACCCTGCAGATGCAGCTTCAGATGGCCCTCAAGAATCACAAACAACAAACTATCATCACCTGCGACGTCAGGCCCGACGTATCCGGCGTCGTCAACTTCGCGCCGATCGGCGTCTATGAAATGCCGGAATACCCTGAGCTTAAATTGTATTACCCCCCCCTGCTGAAGATGCTCAACGCCTGCTTCGAGCAGGAATTCACCCATATCCACTCGGCCACTCCCGGCCCTGTGGGCCTGGCGGCACTGGTGATCGCACGCATTCTGCGCCTTCCTTTGCACGGCACCTACCATACCGCCCTGCCCCAATATGTGATGCACCTGACAGAGGACAGCGCGATGGAGGACCTGATGTGGCGGTACATGATCTGGTATTACAACCAGATGGAGGCCATCTATGTCCCATCCAAAGCGACCGGTGAAGAACTCGCCTCCCACGGCATTCCACGCGAAAAGCTGCGTTTTTACGACCGTGGCATCGATATCGAGCGTTTTCATCCTTCGAAACGCAACGGCTTTTTCAAGAAGCGGCTGGGGTTGACGGCCGACGCCATCAAATTGCTGTACGTCGGGCGGGTTTCTCGGGAAAAGAATCTGCCGTTCCTCGTCGAGGTCTTCAGACGTGTGGCCGCCCAAATGGAAGACGCTCATCTCGTGGTGGTCGGAGACGGTCCTTATCTGACGGAGATGCGCCGTGCGCTTGCCGGCTTCAACGCCTCCTTCATGGGCTATCTGGAGGGGGAAGACCTAGAGCAGGCCTATGCTTCGAGCGATGTCTTCCTTTTCCCATCGACGACGGACACCTTCGGCAACGTGGTCCTCGAAGCGCAGGCATCCGGGCTACCCGTCATCGTTACGGACTCCGGAGGCCCGCAGGAAAACGTGATCCCAGGAGAAACCGGCACCGTCGTACCGGCCGGAGCAGACTGCACGCCCTTCGTGCGTGCGGTCCTCGAGATCATAAACGACCGCGCAAAACTTACGGCCATGAAGGCAAAGGCCCGCGCATATATGGAAAACCGGTCATTTGAATCGGCCTACCTTCAGCAGTGGAACAGTTACCGCCATTGA